A region from the Arachis ipaensis cultivar K30076 chromosome B01, Araip1.1, whole genome shotgun sequence genome encodes:
- the LOC107645174 gene encoding uncharacterized protein LOC107645174, which translates to MEFKEAVREYCIQEGRRIWFKKNDNVRMRAVCKDASCGWLVYASNNTENNCWQIKTFMDDHTCARETKNRLANRKWLACKLVKKLRKYPNLRHSEAAQYFKTKCDLELNKSSLTRTLGDARSVVYGDVAAQYGMVRDYGLTLLKSNPGSTVTVGVIPQPNPDDDPIFEKMYICLEGCKKGFLAGCRPLIGLDGAFLKTQHGGQILSAIGQDANNHIYVIAYAIVLVENTENWRWFLELLHQDLGDYKKNKLRFISDMQKGLINAVKEVFPDVHHRFCVWHMWKNFNKKWKDLQLRGLLWDCARCTSQDGFLDIIKKIERVNKEAWEYLNK; encoded by the exons ATGGAGTTCAAAGAGGCTGTGCGTGAGTATTGCATACAAGAGGGTAGAAGGATTTGGTTTAAGAAGAACGATAATGTGAGGATGAGAGCTGTGTGTAAGGATGCGAGCTGTGGCTGGCTTGTGTATGCCTCTAACAATACTGAGAACAACTGCTGGCAGATCAAGACATTCATGGATGACCACACCTGTGCAAGAGAGACCAAAAACAGACTAGCTAATAGGAAGTGGCTAGCCTGCAAATTGGTGAAGAAACTAAGAAAATATCCGAATCTGAGACACTCTGAGGCTGCACAATATTTTAAGACTAAATGTGATCTGGAACTAAACAAGTCTTCACTGACCAGGACCTTAGGAGATGCTAGATCTGTTGTGTACGGTGATGTAGCTGCCCAATATGGCATGGTGAGAGATTATGGGCTGACACTGCTGAAGAGCAATCCAGGATCCACTGTCACAGTTGGGGTTATACCTCAGCCCAACCCTGATGATGATCCAATTTTCGAGAAGATGTATATCTGTTTGGAGGGATGTAAAAAAGGATTTCTGGCTGGTTGCAGACCCCTCATAGGCTTGGATGGGGCTTTTCTGAAGACCCAGCATGGTGGTCAGATATTGTCTGCAATTGGCCAAGATGCAAACAATCATATATATGTTATTGCCTATGCAATTGTCCTTGTTGAGAACACTGAAAACTGGAGATGGTTCTTGGAATTACTTCATCAAGACCTGGGGGATTATAAGAAGAACAAGCTCCGTTTTATCTCAGATATGCAGAAG GGCCTTATAAATGCAGTTAAGGAGGTTTTTCCAGATGTCCATCACAGATTCTGTGTTTGGCATATGTGGAAGAACTTCAACAAGAAATGGAAGGATCTCCAGCTTAGAGGGTTACTTTGGGATTGTGCAAGGTGTACTAGCCAAGATGGCTTCCTTGATATCATCAAAAAGATTGAAAGGGTTAATAAGGAAGCCTGGGAGTATTTGAATAAGTAA